From Candidatus Pedobacter colombiensis, one genomic window encodes:
- a CDS encoding transposase yields the protein MKDYLDSTPISCKSLGHFFGVDGKRLEEQYARHLSDFTSWDQAEHSENWLLFANNMGEYLSIDETSLSQGELYTILTNKGAKGKKGALVAIVKGTESESIIKVLHRMKEQVRKQVKEVTLDLAPTMTRIVKRSFPKAKLVSDRFHVQQLANEGVQEIRIKHRWDAIEQENKEMDLAREVKKPWIPELLENGDTIKQLLARSRYLLFKKEVNWTPSQNHRAELLFKLYPDLQQAYKASQELSSILSHSKTKMIAFKKLALWYNKIEKMDYKSFNTISRTIQNNYETILNYFDNRSTNASAESFNAKIKAFRAQFRGVRNVKFFLFRLSKIYA from the coding sequence TTGAAAGACTATTTGGATTCCACCCCAATAAGCTGTAAAAGTCTTGGCCATTTCTTTGGTGTTGACGGAAAGCGTCTGGAAGAGCAATATGCCCGCCATTTAAGTGATTTTACCAGCTGGGATCAGGCGGAACACTCTGAGAATTGGCTGCTTTTTGCTAATAATATGGGGGAATATTTATCAATTGATGAAACTAGCCTTTCACAAGGAGAGCTCTATACAATACTGACTAATAAAGGGGCAAAAGGGAAGAAAGGTGCTTTGGTAGCAATTGTAAAGGGTACTGAAAGCGAGTCGATCATAAAGGTTCTTCACAGAATGAAGGAGCAGGTAAGGAAACAAGTAAAAGAAGTAACCCTTGATCTGGCTCCGACAATGACCAGAATAGTAAAAAGGAGTTTTCCAAAAGCAAAGCTTGTTTCAGATAGGTTCCATGTACAGCAATTGGCTAATGAAGGTGTCCAGGAAATCAGGATTAAACATAGATGGGATGCTATAGAACAGGAAAACAAAGAAATGGATCTAGCCAGAGAAGTAAAGAAGCCTTGGATTCCCGAACTTCTGGAAAATGGAGATACGATAAAACAGTTACTGGCTAGAAGTAGGTATTTGTTATTTAAAAAAGAAGTAAACTGGACTCCTTCACAAAATCACAGGGCAGAACTGTTATTTAAGCTATACCCAGATTTGCAGCAAGCGTATAAAGCCTCCCAGGAACTGTCTTCAATACTCAGCCATTCAAAAACTAAAATGATTGCCTTTAAAAAGTTAGCCTTATGGTATAACAAGATAGAAAAAATGGACTATAAATCCTTCAATACCATATCAAGAACCATTCAGAACAATTATGAAACAATATTAAACTACTTTGATAACAGATCCACTAATGCCTCCGCAGAATCTTTTAATGCGAAGATTAAAGCTTTTAGAGCGCAATTTAGAGGGGTAAGAAATGTCAAATTTTTCCTATTCAGGTTATCAAAAATATATGCCTAA
- a CDS encoding outer membrane beta-barrel family protein: MLYQLMLIIFLFLGFVSTNTVKAQQLEKPLTEVLLKGKVVIDNNVPLAYASLFVLDKDSIVVKKTVTDVNGAFELRLSGKVDYVLLVRYTGYLVYKMKVSPLQDRNLGLIKLLPDAKMLNEVTVRSNQKVVETDGSNIIFNVSKSITAQGTTALEALKKAPGVFVDNNDVVSLNGKPGVMILLDGKQTYMGAKELADLLKSMPSSGIKSIEIINSPTAKYDASGSAGIINIRTQKMQAEGLNGTITTGIAYGVFVKQNQDLSFNYRDKGLNIYGSYNHFFGNYAYLYGSNRIQDGKRYNSNTDDTDKRKKMGARLGADYAIDQRNTVGILVNGNFLFGGGITDTKTLIGLPASENIEESLDAINDYYFQRTNRYNLNLNYKYEDTLGHIFNVDADYSDFKKGNGNLQSNSYKDRNQAVLSQNLYHTLNDIDISLNALKLDYTTNIFKGKLETGAKYSGITANNSAQFYHVLEERDSLDDRRSNTFKFEEQVYSGYVNYKKILGKWSLQAGLRLEHSASNGELNYRFSGVENREYIEKKATDLFPSFSIAVKPQQNHNFSLGYSRRIDRPAYQDLNPFVYMLDELSFWQGNPFLQPQLSHRATLQYVYKNLTIVGITYAHTDNYSARIIDTIETIKIVMVPRNLGIQKSISLFITQSVTLANWWELTFNGTLFQIRNIIAFDKDRKYGLKQLAARINLQQTFKLPFKLTGEVTGYLNTKKLVGANEFSRGTNQVDLGLQRKLLREKATLRLALTDIYKGSKSYGIQQVDGLTLTNYGYYEGRQIRLNFTYNLLNSNTKSPRSRGSALDLENGRIK, translated from the coding sequence ATGTTATATCAGTTAATGCTCATCATTTTCCTCTTTCTTGGTTTTGTAAGTACAAATACCGTTAAAGCGCAGCAGCTGGAGAAGCCATTGACAGAAGTTTTACTTAAAGGTAAGGTTGTTATAGATAATAATGTGCCTTTAGCTTATGCCAGTTTGTTCGTCTTGGATAAGGATAGTATAGTGGTAAAAAAAACTGTTACAGATGTAAATGGTGCATTTGAATTGCGACTTTCGGGCAAAGTAGATTATGTTTTACTAGTTCGGTATACAGGTTATTTGGTTTATAAAATGAAGGTAAGTCCTCTACAAGATAGGAATTTAGGTTTAATCAAATTGCTTCCTGATGCTAAAATGTTAAACGAAGTAACCGTTCGTTCCAATCAAAAGGTGGTAGAAACCGATGGCAGCAACATTATATTTAATGTTTCAAAAAGCATCACGGCTCAGGGAACTACAGCACTAGAAGCCTTAAAAAAGGCTCCTGGGGTATTTGTAGATAATAACGACGTAGTATCGCTAAATGGTAAGCCAGGGGTGATGATACTTTTGGATGGAAAACAAACCTATATGGGGGCTAAAGAGTTGGCCGACCTTTTGAAATCAATGCCATCATCAGGTATTAAATCTATTGAGATCATCAACAGCCCTACGGCGAAGTATGATGCCTCAGGATCGGCCGGAATCATCAATATTAGAACCCAAAAAATGCAGGCAGAAGGCTTGAATGGAACCATCACTACGGGGATTGCGTATGGTGTGTTTGTAAAGCAAAATCAGGACCTGTCTTTCAACTATAGGGATAAAGGCCTTAATATTTACGGAAGTTACAATCATTTTTTTGGTAACTATGCTTATTTGTATGGTTCCAACCGTATACAAGATGGTAAAAGGTATAATAGCAATACCGACGATACCGACAAGAGGAAGAAAATGGGCGCGCGGCTGGGTGCAGATTATGCTATTGATCAAAGGAACACAGTGGGTATCCTGGTAAATGGAAACTTCCTTTTTGGAGGCGGAATAACTGATACCAAGACACTAATCGGCCTGCCAGCGTCAGAAAATATAGAAGAATCACTGGATGCAATAAATGATTATTATTTTCAGCGCACCAATCGGTATAACCTAAACCTGAATTATAAATATGAAGATACGCTGGGTCATATTTTTAATGTAGATGCAGATTACAGTGATTTTAAAAAAGGAAATGGAAACCTACAGTCCAATTCCTACAAAGATCGGAATCAGGCCGTATTGAGCCAGAACCTTTATCATACCTTAAATGATATAGACATTAGTCTGAACGCGTTGAAATTGGATTATACCACCAATATTTTTAAAGGAAAGCTGGAAACAGGAGCAAAGTATTCGGGAATCACGGCTAATAATAGCGCACAATTTTATCATGTTTTGGAAGAAAGGGACAGCCTTGATGATCGTCGTTCAAATACGTTTAAATTTGAAGAGCAGGTTTATAGTGGCTATGTTAATTATAAGAAAATATTAGGTAAATGGTCCTTGCAGGCTGGTTTAAGATTGGAGCATTCGGCTTCTAATGGCGAGTTAAACTATAGGTTTTCGGGTGTTGAAAATAGAGAATACATTGAAAAGAAGGCTACAGATCTTTTTCCATCCTTTAGTATAGCTGTTAAGCCTCAGCAAAATCATAATTTCTCCCTTGGCTATTCTCGACGGATAGATCGGCCGGCATACCAGGATCTGAATCCATTTGTTTATATGCTCGATGAATTATCTTTTTGGCAGGGAAATCCCTTTTTACAACCTCAGCTAAGTCATAGAGCAACCTTGCAATATGTTTATAAAAATTTAACCATTGTAGGGATAACGTATGCCCATACGGATAACTATAGTGCAAGGATTATAGATACGATTGAAACAATAAAGATTGTAATGGTGCCTAGGAATTTAGGTATACAGAAAAGCATTTCCTTATTTATAACGCAAAGTGTAACCTTGGCCAATTGGTGGGAACTGACATTTAATGGGACATTGTTTCAGATTAGAAATATCATCGCATTTGATAAGGATCGGAAGTACGGACTGAAACAATTGGCAGCAAGGATAAACTTACAGCAAACATTTAAACTCCCATTTAAGCTAACTGGCGAAGTTACAGGTTATCTGAATACAAAAAAGCTGGTAGGGGCTAACGAATTTAGTCGAGGTACCAATCAGGTTGATTTGGGGTTACAACGTAAGCTATTAAGAGAGAAAGCTACACTTAGATTGGCTTTGACAGATATTTATAAGGGGAGCAAATCTTATGGTATTCAGCAGGTAGACGGTCTGACTTTAACTAATTATGGATATTATGAAGGGCGTCAGATCAGGTTAAATTTCACGTACAATTTACTCAATAGCAATACAAAAAGTCCCAGAAGCAGAGGTTCGGCTCTTGATCTCGAAAATGGCAGGATTAAGTGA
- a CDS encoding HEPN domain-containing protein — protein MKTSIAHLPNTKQREIAHILNIIKEEASPEKVILFGSHARGNWVEDEYVEGGIHFGHISDYDFLVIMKKEKIKEQDILSHIENRCNSFKNVISPIIHDIEYINEGLRVGQYFFSDIIAKGILIHDTGSFQFEKAKELTSEEEKERARSYFNIWYPQASQFLIDAINAAERGKDGRRNSVFYLHQATECFYSAALLVHTGYKPKTHNLAKLRNYAKHVSIDLYTLFRMPILNEQEFHLFDLLKRGYTDTRYKLDYDITEEELKGLIDKVTKMQEIVKTICEEKIK, from the coding sequence ATGAAAACATCAATAGCTCACCTGCCAAATACCAAACAAAGGGAAATTGCTCATATACTGAATATCATCAAGGAAGAGGCGAGTCCGGAAAAGGTAATCCTGTTTGGTAGCCATGCCAGAGGCAATTGGGTTGAAGATGAATATGTAGAAGGTGGTATCCATTTTGGTCATATCAGTGATTATGATTTCCTGGTGATCATGAAAAAGGAGAAGATAAAAGAACAAGACATCCTTAGTCACATAGAAAATCGTTGCAATAGTTTTAAGAATGTGATCAGTCCGATTATTCATGATATTGAATACATTAACGAAGGTTTACGGGTAGGTCAGTACTTCTTTTCGGACATCATTGCCAAAGGTATATTAATTCATGATACAGGAAGCTTTCAGTTTGAAAAAGCAAAAGAGCTGACTTCTGAAGAGGAAAAAGAGCGTGCAAGAAGCTATTTTAACATTTGGTATCCGCAAGCATCACAATTTTTAATCGACGCAATTAATGCCGCCGAACGCGGAAAAGACGGTAGAAGAAACAGCGTGTTTTATTTGCACCAGGCTACAGAATGCTTCTACAGCGCTGCCCTATTGGTACACACCGGGTACAAGCCTAAAACCCATAATCTTGCAAAATTAAGAAACTACGCCAAACACGTCTCAATTGATCTGTACACCCTGTTTCGTATGCCGATACTTAATGAGCAAGAGTTTCACCTCTTTGATTTGCTCAAGCGAGGTTATACAGATACCCGTTATAAATTAGATTATGACATCACAGAAGAGGAGTTAAAAGGGCTGATTGATAAAGTTACGAAGATGCAGGAGATTGTGAAGACGATCTGTGAAGAGAAAATCAAATAG
- a CDS encoding rhomboid family intramembrane serine protease encodes MAVGFTPRYSNELALPDLTQQQYIALGIEAAKSLGWDIVYTSNAGFKAYTNKNVFLSTNQLIKVVIVADNVYMESSSLGSEMVDFGKNKKNVNQLITAIEELTTDFSTQELELKYEALTLVADEDDDLTRAPATASENFKSFFSIFVPQNGYFITPILLNLNLLVFILMLLMGVDAFNPDGESLIRWGANFKPVTTNGEPWRLLTNCFLHIGILHLLMNMYALVYIGVILEPYLGKVRFAAAYLLAGIGASAASLWWHDMTISAGASGAIFGMYGVFLALLTTDFIPKDIRKSLLTSIMVFVGYNLLNGLKGGIDNAAHIGGLASGLVIGYALIPSLKKPDMSKLELNTILLLTVFIFCTSFMVYNKTSYDFAKYDNEIKAFVRNESQALEVYKLPADATDATLMYEIKDRGIYYWNENIKLVGKLDKLNLPEVLHERNRTLKKYCELRIKCYELMYKSLEERNKEKYNTEIQALAQQIEGTIKAVQGKTE; translated from the coding sequence ATGGCAGTAGGTTTTACCCCTAGGTACAGTAACGAATTAGCTTTACCAGATTTAACACAGCAACAATATATTGCACTCGGCATCGAAGCGGCAAAGTCTCTTGGTTGGGACATAGTATATACAAGTAATGCTGGCTTTAAAGCGTATACAAATAAAAATGTCTTCCTTTCTACAAATCAGCTCATAAAAGTTGTAATAGTAGCTGATAATGTATATATGGAGAGTTCATCGCTTGGGAGCGAGATGGTCGATTTTGGTAAAAACAAGAAAAATGTTAATCAATTGATTACCGCTATTGAAGAGTTAACAACTGATTTCAGTACCCAGGAGTTAGAATTGAAATACGAAGCATTAACATTGGTTGCTGATGAAGACGATGACCTTACACGGGCACCGGCAACTGCGTCAGAAAATTTTAAAAGCTTCTTTTCAATTTTTGTCCCACAAAATGGATATTTCATTACGCCTATTTTACTCAATTTAAATTTACTTGTTTTCATTTTAATGTTATTGATGGGGGTAGATGCTTTTAATCCAGATGGTGAAAGTTTAATTAGATGGGGTGCTAATTTTAAACCAGTAACAACTAATGGTGAACCCTGGCGCTTACTTACCAATTGCTTTTTACACATTGGAATTTTGCATCTGTTGATGAACATGTATGCCCTGGTTTATATTGGAGTAATACTCGAACCCTATTTAGGTAAGGTCAGATTTGCAGCTGCATACTTGCTTGCGGGTATAGGAGCTAGCGCGGCTAGTTTATGGTGGCACGACATGACCATTAGTGCCGGCGCTTCAGGTGCTATTTTTGGTATGTATGGCGTTTTTCTGGCTTTGCTTACGACGGATTTTATTCCTAAAGATATAAGAAAGAGTTTACTAACCAGTATTATGGTTTTTGTAGGTTATAATTTATTAAATGGATTAAAGGGTGGGATAGATAACGCCGCCCATATTGGTGGTTTGGCTAGTGGTTTAGTTATTGGCTATGCTTTGATACCTAGCTTAAAGAAGCCGGATATGTCTAAACTGGAATTAAATACAATTCTATTGTTAACGGTATTCATCTTTTGCACATCATTTATGGTGTACAATAAGACATCTTATGATTTTGCAAAGTATGATAATGAGATTAAAGCATTTGTTAGAAATGAGTCTCAGGCCCTGGAAGTTTATAAATTACCTGCAGATGCTACGGATGCTACCCTGATGTACGAGATAAAAGATCGCGGAATTTACTACTGGAATGAAAATATTAAGCTTGTCGGGAAATTGGATAAACTTAATCTTCCGGAAGTGCTTCACGAAAGAAATAGAACGCTTAAAAAGTATTGTGAGCTTCGGATCAAATGTTACGAGTTGATGTATAAGTCCTTGGAAGAAAGGAATAAGGAAAAATATAATACAGAAATACAAGCCTTAGCCCAGCAGATAGAGGGTACAATAAAGGCGGTACAGGGAAAAACAGAGTAG
- a CDS encoding alpha/beta hydrolase has protein sequence MVAKQVYLISGLGADRRAFKKLVFPADFELIYLDWISPKPNESLEAYAQRLALKIDTSTPFYLVGLSFGGMLATEIAKKLNPLHTFIISSTPVFSGLPWYYKRAGKLRLQKIVPIALFKRINNIGLNFMGAKTQDERALLKQLIIDSDPNFIKWALTCILKWRNKDRPANLTHIHGTVDVVLPIRYLKPDIIIKGGGHFMVYSNAKEVSDCILKEIYNKI, from the coding sequence ATGGTGGCTAAACAGGTTTATTTAATTAGCGGTCTGGGTGCAGATAGACGTGCTTTTAAAAAGCTTGTTTTTCCTGCAGATTTCGAATTGATATACCTTGACTGGATCAGTCCCAAGCCAAATGAATCTCTTGAAGCCTATGCCCAACGATTAGCGCTTAAAATTGATACCTCCACCCCATTCTATTTAGTTGGATTATCATTTGGGGGCATGTTAGCTACTGAAATTGCAAAAAAGTTAAATCCTCTGCATACTTTCATAATATCCAGCACACCAGTTTTTTCAGGTTTGCCCTGGTATTACAAAAGGGCCGGAAAGTTAAGATTGCAAAAAATAGTGCCGATTGCTTTATTCAAGCGTATTAATAATATTGGGTTGAATTTTATGGGTGCCAAGACCCAAGACGAGAGAGCATTATTAAAACAGCTTATCATTGATAGCGACCCTAATTTCATAAAATGGGCATTAACCTGTATTCTAAAATGGAGAAATAAAGACCGTCCGGCAAATTTAACCCATATACATGGAACGGTCGATGTTGTTTTACCTATCAGATATCTTAAGCCTGACATTATCATTAAGGGAGGCGGTCATTTTATGGTGTATTCAAATGCGAAGGAAGTAAGTGATTGTATTTTAAAAGAGATTTACAATAAAATATAA
- a CDS encoding SRPBCC family protein, whose amino-acid sequence MTVIKLQTYINADQQIVFDLSRNIDLHQISTKQTNEKAVAGRCSGLIELNETVTWQARHFGITQKLTSKITEFNNGNYFVDEMVKGIFKSIRHEHHFAKEGDGTLMTDVFNYVSPLGLLGKIADIIFLSDYLKNLLIKRNSVIKEYAERNLKA is encoded by the coding sequence ATGACTGTAATAAAGCTGCAAACCTATATTAATGCTGATCAGCAAATTGTTTTCGATTTATCACGTAATATTGATTTGCACCAGATTTCTACAAAACAAACAAATGAAAAAGCGGTAGCAGGAAGGTGTTCTGGTCTTATTGAACTAAATGAGACGGTTACCTGGCAGGCCAGACATTTTGGAATCACTCAGAAATTAACCTCAAAAATCACCGAATTCAACAATGGGAATTATTTTGTAGATGAAATGGTAAAAGGCATTTTTAAGTCTATCCGACATGAACACCATTTTGCAAAGGAAGGTGACGGAACTTTAATGACTGATGTTTTCAATTATGTTTCGCCATTAGGTCTACTGGGAAAAATAGCAGATATTATTTTTTTATCCGATTACCTAAAAAATCTGCTTATTAAACGCAATAGTGTAATAAAGGAGTATGCAGAGCGCAATTTAAAAGCATAA
- a CDS encoding YDG/SRA domain-containing protein encodes MANIKFGEIDGVKENDVFVDRKHLASVGVHRPLQAGIDGNGKEGSSSIVLNGGYVDDIDLGEVIIYTGHGGNDSDTKKQIKDQSWGSSGNKGLLISEMHGLPVRIIRGANHKSQFSPKIGYKYGGLYLITEHSYVKGKDGFGICRFRLEKLSSLLIASEFNEVEEQVTESDGATSRIPTTVLRIVRDTKLSREIKKMYNYTCQVCGLRIEFNGIGYAEAAHIRPLGKPHNGMDVKGNLLCLCPNHHVMFDKGHFTINNRFELIGIEGELNVIASHKINKDCIDYHYSHFSSGNDQ; translated from the coding sequence ATGGCTAATATTAAATTCGGAGAAATTGACGGGGTAAAGGAGAATGATGTATTTGTTGATAGAAAACATTTAGCATCTGTGGGAGTTCATCGACCATTGCAGGCAGGCATCGATGGCAATGGTAAGGAAGGAAGTTCGTCAATAGTTTTAAATGGTGGCTATGTTGATGATATTGATTTAGGTGAAGTAATTATATATACTGGACATGGGGGTAATGATTCTGATACAAAAAAACAAATAAAGGACCAATCTTGGGGTTCGTCTGGAAATAAGGGATTATTGATCAGTGAAATGCATGGTTTGCCGGTTCGAATTATTAGAGGGGCAAATCACAAGTCTCAATTTAGTCCTAAAATAGGATATAAATATGGTGGCTTATACTTGATAACAGAGCATTCTTATGTGAAAGGTAAGGATGGTTTCGGCATTTGTAGGTTCAGATTGGAAAAGCTCTCAAGTTTACTCATTGCGTCTGAATTTAATGAAGTTGAAGAACAGGTAACTGAAAGTGATGGGGCAACTTCAAGGATTCCAACGACTGTTTTAAGGATTGTTCGTGATACTAAGTTATCTAGGGAAATTAAAAAGATGTATAATTATACTTGTCAAGTATGCGGATTAAGAATTGAATTTAATGGTATCGGTTATGCCGAGGCTGCACATATACGACCATTAGGTAAGCCGCATAATGGGATGGATGTTAAAGGTAATTTATTGTGCTTATGTCCTAACCATCATGTGATGTTTGATAAGGGCCATTTTACAATTAATAATAGGTTTGAACTTATTGGTATTGAGGGAGAATTAAATGTTATTGCTAGCCATAAAATTAATAAGGATTGTATTGATTATCATTATAGTCATTTCAGTTCCGGTAATGATCAATAA
- a CDS encoding putative DNA binding domain-containing protein, whose translation MEENIHTEFKSSFNDGVIESLVAFANTKGGKVLIGLDNAGNPVKGFSIGSETLQKWINEIKNKTQPSIIPDAEIIKISDAKAAELSVKEFPIKPASFRGRYFKRVGNSNHQLSLNEISELHLRSFNLSWDSYVNPDYTIKNIS comes from the coding sequence ATGGAAGAAAATATACACACCGAATTTAAGAGTAGTTTTAATGACGGTGTTATTGAAAGTTTAGTTGCTTTTGCCAATACAAAAGGTGGAAAAGTACTGATTGGATTAGACAATGCTGGCAATCCTGTGAAAGGCTTTAGCATAGGTTCTGAAACACTTCAAAAATGGATAAATGAAATTAAAAATAAAACTCAGCCAAGCATCATCCCTGATGCAGAGATAATTAAAATTAGTGATGCAAAAGCAGCTGAATTATCAGTAAAAGAATTTCCAATAAAACCTGCTTCTTTTAGAGGTAGATATTTTAAACGGGTAGGAAATTCAAATCATCAACTCTCCCTAAATGAGATATCAGAATTGCATTTGAGATCTTTTAATTTAAGTTGGGATAGCTATGTTAATCCTGATTATACAATAAAGAATATTTCATAG
- a CDS encoding ATP-binding protein has protein sequence MIKDAGITSACHLLFSKNDVFSAVIELGRFSTPTSIKDGMTIRSDLFSEVELVLDFIKKHINKEYIITGDPQREERWEYPLQAIREIVINMIVHRDYMHSGDSSVKVYNDRIEFFNFGRLPEGFSIAQLISGYYISSVRNKMIASTFKEAQLIEKYGSGIKRIQEGFVNYGLKEPFFEEFQGGFRVIVYSEIKQFIANSLDDKVGVKVGAKVGVKVGVKLSKNQIKIIIEMQKNKNITFSRLSKLIGVSEVSIYRNVKKLIKMQIIDRIGSDKTGYWQINEITR, from the coding sequence TTGATTAAAGACGCCGGCATTACCTCTGCCTGCCATTTGTTATTTTCGAAAAATGATGTGTTTTCGGCAGTAATTGAACTTGGAAGATTCTCTACTCCTACCAGTATTAAAGACGGAATGACGATTCGCTCAGATTTATTTAGTGAAGTAGAACTGGTACTGGATTTTATCAAAAAACACATTAATAAAGAATACATCATAACTGGCGATCCTCAAAGAGAAGAACGATGGGAATACCCATTACAAGCCATAAGAGAGATAGTGATAAATATGATAGTACATCGTGACTATATGCACTCAGGAGACTCTTCTGTTAAAGTATATAATGACCGTATTGAATTCTTTAATTTTGGAAGGCTACCCGAAGGATTTTCCATAGCTCAATTGATTAGTGGGTACTATATATCTAGTGTTCGCAATAAAATGATAGCCTCTACTTTTAAAGAAGCTCAGCTAATTGAAAAGTATGGTTCAGGGATTAAACGTATACAAGAAGGTTTCGTAAATTATGGTCTAAAAGAACCATTTTTTGAAGAGTTTCAGGGTGGTTTTCGTGTAATAGTTTATTCAGAAATAAAGCAATTCATAGCTAATTCACTGGATGATAAAGTAGGTGTAAAGGTAGGTGCAAAAGTAGGTGTAAAGGTAGGTGTAAAACTATCTAAGAATCAGATCAAAATTATCATTGAGATGCAGAAAAATAAAAACATCACATTCTCACGGTTATCAAAGCTGATTGGAGTTAGCGAAGTTAGTATATACAGAAACGTTAAAAAACTAATCAAAATGCAGATTATTGATCGCATCGGATCAGATAAGACAGGGTATTGGCAGATAAATGAAATTACTAGATAA
- a CDS encoding FAD-binding oxidoreductase produces MTLKLTTKRFVLAVLLILVLLVIRPVTFLLYTYIKDQKTSEHLSSVVVNDASQLNQTKVDTVVKVPKEINLAISQISDFIKQAKASGKKISISGARHSMGGHTIYPGGIQLDMRSFDYMVLDSAANVLNVGAGALWSQVIPYLDQHGKSVMVMQSNNSFSVGGSISVNCHGWQPNSPPIASTVISLRLINANGEVVNCSRTENKELFSLVLRGYGLFGVILDVKLHVTDNKVYKAEQFVVKSADYVIEFERWMQKHPNTGFAFGRINVNPDHFMEEAILSTYNVTPAPVQELHHKNTFSALRRAIFRGSANSNYGKNLRWKLEKASASLVNGKLFTRNELFNEGVEVFQNTDHDYTDILHEYFIPKAAVPEFIKALQNTVPGYHVDLLNITVRNVKTDKDSYLNYAHEEVFGFVMLFNQKRSKEAEVDMQALTRKLITISIALNGAYYLPYRLHASKEQMFKAYAQASAFFELKRKYDPNEMFSNNFYRVYGRFGNLN; encoded by the coding sequence ATGACATTAAAGCTGACGACAAAACGGTTCGTTCTCGCAGTTCTTTTGATTCTGGTGTTACTGGTTATAAGACCAGTAACCTTTCTTCTTTACACTTACATAAAGGATCAGAAAACGAGCGAGCATTTATCTTCTGTAGTCGTAAATGATGCTAGTCAATTAAACCAAACAAAAGTAGATACCGTTGTAAAAGTACCAAAGGAGATCAATCTCGCTATTTCTCAGATTTCTGACTTCATAAAACAAGCCAAAGCTTCAGGAAAGAAGATCTCCATATCCGGTGCCCGACATAGCATGGGAGGGCATACTATTTATCCCGGAGGTATCCAGTTGGATATGAGATCTTTTGATTATATGGTGTTGGATAGTGCTGCGAATGTATTAAATGTTGGTGCTGGAGCATTGTGGAGTCAAGTTATTCCATATCTGGATCAACATGGAAAATCAGTTATGGTAATGCAATCCAATAATTCATTTTCTGTTGGTGGATCTATCAGCGTAAATTGTCACGGCTGGCAGCCCAATTCCCCGCCAATTGCATCAACAGTAATCTCATTAAGATTAATTAACGCTAACGGAGAAGTCGTTAATTGTAGCAGAACCGAAAACAAAGAGCTCTTCTCATTGGTTTTAAGAGGTTACGGGCTTTTTGGGGTGATATTGGATGTTAAATTGCATGTAACTGATAATAAAGTATACAAAGCGGAGCAGTTTGTCGTAAAAAGTGCTGATTATGTTATTGAATTTGAACGATGGATGCAGAAACATCCAAATACCGGATTTGCTTTCGGAAGAATCAATGTCAATCCAGATCATTTCATGGAAGAAGCTATTCTGTCAACTTATAATGTTACCCCTGCACCGGTACAAGAACTCCATCATAAAAATACTTTTTCCGCTTTAAGAAGAGCCATATTTAGAGGTTCTGCAAATAGCAATTATGGTAAAAACTTACGCTGGAAGTTGGAGAAAGCTTCAGCATCATTAGTAAATGGAAAGCTATTTACGCGAAATGAGTTGTTCAATGAAGGGGTAGAGGTGTTTCAAAATACGGATCATGACTACACGGATATTCTGCACGAATACTTTATTCCCAAAGCTGCTGTTCCTGAGTTTATTAAGGCGCTTCAGAATACAGTGCCTGGATATCATGTTGATTTGCTAAATATTACAGTTCGAAATGTGAAGACTGATAAGGATAGTTATTTGAACTATGCGCATGAAGAAGTATTTGGCTTTGTAATGTTGTTTAATCAAAAAAGAAGCAAGGAAGCAGAGGTTGATATGCAAGCGTTAACACGTAAATTGATAACTATTTCCATAGCTTTAAATGGGGCTTATTATCTTCCTTATAGGTTACATGCTTCAAAAGAACAAATGTTTAAGGCATATGCGCAGGCAAGTGCTTTTTTTGAATTGAAAAGAAAGTATGATCCGAATGAAATGTTTAGTAATAATTTTTACAGGGTTTATGGGAGGTTCGGTAACCTAAATTGA